The genome window CAAACGCTTGCGATCATAACTGATGTGAGGCGGGGTATTTGATGACGATCATAACGAGATCGATCGTTGAATTAATTGAAGTGCTGGACGGCTAGCAGAACATTTTTGGAATGAGTCGGATGGGCATGGACCGTTTTCCCTATCTGCTCCAGGGTCAGACGGTTTTCGACCGCCACTGCCATCTCGTGGATCATTTCTGTTGCCCCTTCTCCGATGATGATTGCCCCGGCGATCTGAGAGGTGTCCTCCTCGATAAACAGCTTCACGAAGGCCGGCGCGACTTTGTCCACCACGGCGCGGCCATTGGGGGCCTGTGGCATGGTGAAGGCTTTAATGCCGGCCCTGGCTTCATGTGTTCCTACTGCCGCCACTTCGGGGTGACAGAACACAACTCGCGGCACAGCACGATGGTCGAGGGGGTGGCGACTGCCCTGGATAAGATTCTGGGCAAGCAGGTACCCTTCTTTTTCTGCCGCATGGGCCAGGGTCATGCCACCGATCACGTCGCCCAGCGCGTAGATGTGGGGAACGGTGGTCTGCATCATTTCGTTAACCTTGACAGCGCCCTGTTCGGTCGCTACTCCGGCAGCGTCAAGGTTCAGCCCGGCAATGTTCGCTGTGCGGCCGATGCCGACCAGTACCTTGTCGAATTCTTCGGTTGCGCTGGAGCCGTCATAATGGACATGGACCGTTCCCGCCTCGACTGAAATGCTTTTGATGGCTGCGCCTGTTTTCACCGCGATGCCCTGCTGTTCAAAGGTGGACTGCAGCGTTTTCCCGGCTTCCCTGTCTTCACGTGGCAGCAGGCTATCCATGGCTTCAACCAAGGTAACTCTGCTGCCGAAGGTGTTGTACAGGGTTGCAAACTCGCAGCCTATCGCCCCGCCTCCGATAATCAGCAGCTTGTGCGGGAGCTCCGTGTTTTTCAGAATCTGGTCACTGGAGAGGATGGAGTGCCCATCAAAGGGGGCACAGGGAAGTTCGGCGGGGACCGAACCGGTCGCAATGATGATTTTTTCGCCGCGGATTTGTTCGGAACTGCCATCTGCTTGGCAGATTTCTATCTCATGTTCGGACCGGAAAGAGCCTTTGCCGCGGAAAACGGCAATGCGCGCATCGGTCAGTTTTCCCTGGACCATATGACGCAGCATGTTCAGATCTGCGTCGGCAACGGCGCGCAGGCGTGTTAAATCGACAGGGTTCACGGATAGGTCCAGGCCGTATTTCTCGCTGTTTTGGGCATCGCGATAGACCTTGGCCGCTTTTAGCATGGATTTGGTCGGCATGCAGCCACGGTTGAGGCAGACCCCGCCGAAACTGTCGTGATTTTCCTGGATGATCGCGACCGATTTGCCCGCCTGCTTCAGCATCATCCCTGCGGTCATGCCTCCGGGACCGCCGCCGATAACAACAACATCAAACGTTTGCATTCGGATTCTCCTGTTGATTACTCTGTTTCCGGGTTCTCCAAGGCCTTTGTAGCGACATCGAGCAGTCGGGTGAACGTTGCCAGGTCCTCAGGCGACATGTGCCGCACCATCGCGGCGACAACCTCGTCCCGTTTCTCCTGTAAGGCTTCGACTGTCGGGCGGGTCCGTTCGGTTATATACACCCGTGACTGCCGTTTGTCCGTGTCGCTGGCGATCCGGAAGATCAGACCGTCCCGCTCCATGCGTCGTAACGTATTGGCCATGGTTGGTTGCTCAACCTGAATATTCTTGCACAGTTCGGCTTGAGTCTGTCCTTCCGCGTCATGCAGGCAGCAAAGAACCGGAAGTTGCCCCTGCGTTACTCCGTGCGGTTTGATTTTTTCATTTACTTTGGACAGAATCAGCCGGGCCAGGTAGTTCAGCTTGTAGCACAGGTCATCATTCATTCCGGGCCTCCTGGTGATGTCCTCTTTAGATAGCCGGCTATACTTAAGCATAGTTGGCTATCCATTGTCAAACGGATACGAGACGAATTGGTTGCCGGCACGGTGTGCCGAGGGGATTCACCCGCCTCATGGCTCACACAACGCTGAGGGGCGCTCTTTTCCATGTGGCGCGAATGTTCCGGAGCGCACCCGACCCGGCGACAGGGGAGAACACGCAGTGTCAGTGGGGCCGGGGACGTTCTTGCTTTAGTGCATTAGCCAGAAGAATTGGGGGTGTCACAGTGGGCGTTGTTGAATATTCCATGGCCGCACGATTACTACCTCGTGCTGGATCCCCGGCAGGGTTTCAATCCCCCATCACAACCACCAATAATCCCTGCAATTCCATTGACGACCAAGTTTCAGGTGATAAAGTTCATGCATAGGAAACGTAAATTCCCGTCCCTCTGAATCCCTTTCCCTCCCCTTCCGTTACCTTCCTCTCTCCATCCCTCCCGCAGAAGGAGGTATGAGATATGAAAAAGATAGCGATTTCCTGTCTGGTGCTGGTCCTGTTGTTGGGTGTGGATGGGGCCGGCGTGTGGGCCATTGATGTCGGATGGATGCAGAAAGGGGTGCGTGTCTGGTATTTCGGGGCTGTTGGCAGCACAACGGCGTCGGATGCCGAAGAAGCGTATCTGCTCAGCAACGTCAACGGCACTGATGTGCAGGTGACTAAGCATTCGGGGCTGAATCATTGGGGGACCACCAATCCGGTAGACATCGGCACCTATTCCGCCCTAGACATGGGGCCGTGCTGGATCCACCCCCAGAGGCTCCAGACCCTGCAGAGCGGCGATACCTGGAAAGGCCAGGTGATCGCCACCGTGCTGCGGGAATCCCATACCTACGCTACCTTCAAGGCGCAGTTCTCTTTTCCGTACCTCCTTCTCCCGATAAAGACGCTATTCGATCTCAAAGCCCAACGGGACGTGGTTAAGATCGTCTATTACATCAATCAGTACAGTACCGGCATTGCCTACTTTGACGCCGATACCGGCCTGATGCTGCTCTATGAAACGTCCAACGGGCTGGTGACGGTGTTCTTCCTCCTGAGCGAGATCAACTACGATTTTGCCACGCAGCAAGCCTTTGCCGAGGACAACGGGCCCCATACCGGGTTCAAGTCGTCGGTCCTGGAGCAGCAGATGATGCCCTGGCCCGATACCAGGAGCGGATATCTCTTCTTCCAGTCCTCGGTGGAGTCGCGATACGGTTCGACCGTGCAGATGTGGGTCTCCATGTCTTACAGCGGGAACAAGGGGTCTGCTCTGCCGCCCAATGAAAACTTCTGTTTTTTCGGCAGCGTCCCCATTCTGCGGCACATAGCCATGTCACAGGCAGCCGGTACCCGCCCGACCAGTGGGCACCCTATGGCAGTATCTCTGGTGGTGGGTGCCGGCAGGGGCGTTGCAGGCTACGGCCATAAATGTTTTTGATGTCCCCATGACCCGGACTGCCACGAGTCCCTATACCTTTACGGCCACCCAGCAGCCGGCAAGCCTTTACTTTCCCAAGCTCTGGTTCGACAACAACGGCTACCTGACCCAGTTTTCGGCCATGGATTCCGCCACCGGACTCGATATCGATCCGGAACGAAGTGCGGCCTATTACAATAATTCCACCTCGGTCGACGGGGTAACCTACTATGTGAGCAGCATGGGGATTGCCACGCCGTCTGTCTACCATCTCAGCATGACGGTGGTGAGCGACACGCCGGACAAGGGCGGCGGCTCCGTCCACGGCGACAGCGGCATAGCCTGCGCCGGCCAGGGATCGAACCCCTCCGGAATGAGCGGTGCCTGTCAGGCGGATTTCTCCTCAGGGACCACCGTCACCCTCTACCAGACCCCCGACTCCGACTCCACATGGGCGACATGGACTGCGGCCGGCTGCGGCACAAACCAGAGCTGCCAGGTGGTAATGAGCAGCGACCGGAACCTCACGGTCACGTTCCCCTATTCTCCCATGGCAAAGGTGAATTCCAGCGGTTACCGATGCGACTCGCTGGCCGAGGCGTACGCCGCGGCCGGCCCGATAGACACCATATACGGCAGAGCCGTGACCTTTGCGGAGGACTTCACCCTGGGCGGCAACAAGACGGTTACGCTCCTCGGCGGCCGCGACGCCTGGTATCTGCCCCTGGACGCCTGGACAACCCTGCAGGGGAAACTTTCAATTCTGAGCGGCGCACTGGTCGTGGAGAGACTTGCAATCAAATAGGCGCCGTGAGTTGAGTGCAGAGGGGAGAACAACGAGTTCTCCGTGATGATGCCGGCTGCAACGAACCGGCCGGTATCTTCCCCATCCTCCCGATACCAAACAAAGACAAGGGTTCGCCGGAACGGCCGGGGAACCTTAAGGGGACGTAGTTGATTTGTTGATTAGCGCAGGCATTAGTCAACTAATCAACTACGTCCCCCTAACCGTTCCGAGGTAGACCCTTGCGAAATGATCAAACCAAGAAAAACATCTGCTAATGCCGAACGGAGGATTTATCATGCCAGTTGAGCGCCTGGTCGTAATCGGCGGTGATGCCGCAGGTATGAGTGCCGCTGCAAAGGTACGCCGAACTGATCCGCAGCGAAGCATTACGGTGTTCGAACGCAGCCCCCATACGTCCTATGCTGCCTGCGGCATGCCGTATCTTCTCGGGGGACTGATAGATCACCACGATAAACTGATTGCCCGAACGCCGGAGACGTTTCGCGAAAAATACAATATCGAAGCTCTGACCAGCCATAATGTTCTGGAAATCGACGTGCCCGGTCAGAGTGTCCTGGTGGAAGACCTGAATAAAAAGAAGACGTTCCGGGCATACTATGATCAACTTCTGATCGCCACCGGAGCAGATCCCGTCTTTCCGCAACTGCCCGCCAGTGATGCCAACGGCATATTTGCTCTGTCTACACTTGCGAGTGGTCTTCAGGTACAGCATTTTATGGAACGTAACAACCCTCGCAAGGCGGTTGTGGTGGGGGGAGGGTATATTGGACTCGAAATGGCAGAAGCCCTGATCAGAAATGGGCTTCAGGTTTCCCTGGTCGAACGTGGCGAGCAGGTAATGGGGACGCTTGATCCGGATATGGGAGCAATGGTGTCCGATGCCTTGCGAGATATCGGTGTTACCCTCTATCTACGAGAGTCCCTGATCGGTTACGAGGCTGCAAGTGGAAAGGTGACCGCGGTGGTGACCGACCAGCGCACACTGCCTGCCGACTTGGTGATTGTCGGTCTGGGGACTCGTCCAAGCACCTCCCTGGCAGCATCAGCCGGCATCGCGCTTGGGGTCAAGGGCGCTATCAGCGTTAATCCCCGCATGCAAACTTCTGCGCCTGGAGTATGGGCTGCCGGCGACTGCGCCGAGACGTTCCATCTGGTCGGCTGCAAGCCGATTCATATTGCTCTGGGGACAGTGGCAAACAAGACGGGAACTGTGGCGGGCATTAATCTCTCGGGGGGATATGCCACGTTTCCGGGAGTTGTGGGAACGGCAGTCAGCAAGATATGTAAATACGAAGTTGCCCGCACCGGGCTTACGGAACGGGAATCGGATACGTTGGGACTTTGCTATGTGACTGCGACAATCAAAAGCAGGACCAGGGCTGGCTATTACCCCGGTGCTGGCTGGATAACCGTTAAATTGGCAGCGGAAAAAGTCAGCGGGCGGTTACTGGGAGGGCAGATCATCGGTCTTGAAGGAGCGGCCAAAAGGATCGATGTGCTAGCCACAGCTCTTACCGCTCACATGACGGTACAACAGATTGTAGATCTGGATCTCAGCTATGCACCGCCGTTTTCGCCAGTATGGGACCCGCTACAGACTGCCGCCCGTCAACTATTGGCGCAGTATTGACAACTGGAACAAAAAATGCGGCTGAACAACGTAACCCGCTATAAAGGGGTACAGATGCTGTTTCCATGCCTTCACAACCGGAACCTTCAATCGGCCTTTCCCGATCCAGTGGGAAGACCATCTGCTTAATCGGGCATGAATCGGGTCGGACCAACCCAACCTGCCGATATTTCAACAATATCACCTCAATTGAGGAGGTTTTTTACCCCTAGAAGCACATTTTTAGGGCCATAAGTGAGCACTTGACTGGGATTCAAGCTAGTTAGCTTGCTCCGACTCTCAGGAGGCCGCAGGCAGGATTGTTCTGGGATTTATCGCTTGATGCAGGGGACACCGTAGGCTGCCATGAAAACGTCTATGGCACGATCGGTAACCTGTTTGATTTCCTCCTCACTGACTTCTCCCAGGAGCTGAAACAGAAAACGCTCCATCAGTTCAGACTCAAGCAGGCTGAGCAGATGGCGTGACGCGACAACCGGATCAGCCTGCCGGAGCCTGCCAAGCCCGATTGCCGTTCTGAGGAGGTCTGCAGCAAGGTCCTGCCCGCGCAGTACTCCGCGCTCATACATGAGCCGCCCAAGATCGCTCCGGCCGGACACGGAGATGGCCAAGTGCCGATTTGCCTTAACGTTTGGCGAGTAAAGAAACGTCAGCCAACGCCTGCCGAAATCACGCAGCGATGCGGCAATATCATCCGCGGCAGGGTCTGTCGACCGGAAGACGGCCTCGAATTCGGTGTTGTTGGAGAGCGTCATTACTTCAAAAAACAATTCATCCTTGGACGGAAAATAATTGTAAAGCGTCGCCTTCGAACCGCCCACCCGGGCGCAGATTTCTGACATCGAGGTCCGCTCGAACCCATACTCCTGGAAAACCTGTGCCGCCACCGAGAGAATATGCTGTCGTTTTGTGTCTGATTTTTTTGCCATGCTCGTGTGGTTTCTCCTTGCGTTTTGGGGTGAGCGACACCAGTTCCCATAACTCCGCATCAAAAGTTCATTTTCTGCGGTGCAGAAAACAAATCGCCGCAATTATGGCCCAGCAAATCATCGTTCCGAATACGACAATTTTCAACAGGATTATTGATACCATATGATAAGTCAATGCCGGAACAGCAGATGGATGATATTCGTCGGGAAATCGTGAGATGGTTCGGCAACAAGAATGAAGTAAAAGACGAGCAGGGCGACAAGGGCAATCACGCTGTACAACAATAATCTGGAAGTTTCCATATCAGCACCTCAAGACTGACGAATGCCGAATCACAGGGCACTGGCCGTATCAATTAATATTTCTATGGAGCAAAGCCGTTCAATGGCATTAGATTGGCCGGCTTTTATGATCAGTCATTGTGCAGCCGATTTAGCCTCCAATTTCTCTGCCTCAGAGTTTAAGACTACAATATCAACCCGTCTGTTTTTGGCTCGGCCTTCTGCTGTGTCGTTTGTGTCAATGGAACGGTATTCGCTGTTGCCTACAGTAGATATTCTCTCGGGTTGCAAACCGTACGATTCTGTCATAAGGTGCATTATGTTGTTTGCCCGAGCGCTCGAAAGCTCCCAGTTAGAGCGAAACAGGGAATTTCTAATGGGAACATTGTCGGTATGTCCTTCTATCCTTAATTCATTTGCATAGATGGCAAGCGATCGAGCTATGGTTGCAATGACACTTATTGACGGTTGTTTTACTTTGTCACTACCTGAATCAAAGAAACCGGCCTCTTTCAAGCTTATTACCAAGCCGCGTCTCGTAATGTCTACGATTACCTTGTCTGATTTCCCTTCTTTGATGAGATATGCCTCAATGGATGACTTGATTTGCTTAAACTCGTTTTCTG of Geobacter anodireducens contains these proteins:
- a CDS encoding flavoprotein oxidoreductase; this encodes MPVERLVVIGGDAAGMSAAAKVRRTDPQRSITVFERSPHTSYAACGMPYLLGGLIDHHDKLIARTPETFREKYNIEALTSHNVLEIDVPGQSVLVEDLNKKKTFRAYYDQLLIATGADPVFPQLPASDANGIFALSTLASGLQVQHFMERNNPRKAVVVGGGYIGLEMAEALIRNGLQVSLVERGEQVMGTLDPDMGAMVSDALRDIGVTLYLRESLIGYEAASGKVTAVVTDQRTLPADLVIVGLGTRPSTSLAASAGIALGVKGAISVNPRMQTSAPGVWAAGDCAETFHLVGCKPIHIALGTVANKTGTVAGINLSGGYATFPGVVGTAVSKICKYEVARTGLTERESDTLGLCYVTATIKSRTRAGYYPGAGWITVKLAAEKVSGRLLGGQIIGLEGAAKRIDVLATALTAHMTVQQIVDLDLSYAPPFSPVWDPLQTAARQLLAQY
- a CDS encoding MarR family transcriptional regulator, with the protein product MNDDLCYKLNYLARLILSKVNEKIKPHGVTQGQLPVLCCLHDAEGQTQAELCKNIQVEQPTMANTLRRMERDGLIFRIASDTDKRQSRVYITERTRPTVEALQEKRDEVVAAMVRHMSPEDLATFTRLLDVATKALENPETE
- a CDS encoding dihydrolipoamide dehydrogenase — its product is MQTFDVVVIGGGPGGMTAGMMLKQAGKSVAIIQENHDSFGGVCLNRGCMPTKSMLKAAKVYRDAQNSEKYGLDLSVNPVDLTRLRAVADADLNMLRHMVQGKLTDARIAVFRGKGSFRSEHEIEICQADGSSEQIRGEKIIIATGSVPAELPCAPFDGHSILSSDQILKNTELPHKLLIIGGGAIGCEFATLYNTFGSRVTLVEAMDSLLPREDREAGKTLQSTFEQQGIAVKTGAAIKSISVEAGTVHVHYDGSSATEEFDKVLVGIGRTANIAGLNLDAAGVATEQGAVKVNEMMQTTVPHIYALGDVIGGMTLAHAAEKEGYLLAQNLIQGSRHPLDHRAVPRVVFCHPEVAAVGTHEARAGIKAFTMPQAPNGRAVVDKVAPAFVKLFIEEDTSQIAGAIIIGEGATEMIHEMAVAVENRLTLEQIGKTVHAHPTHSKNVLLAVQHFN